One part of the Sander vitreus isolate 19-12246 chromosome 10, sanVit1, whole genome shotgun sequence genome encodes these proteins:
- the ccna2 gene encoding cyclin-A2 codes for MSGANRGHGSAASEFHNQENMQSRLRGSLKPRAAVSNENQENLPPKQATGRTVLGALQNYQRSKTLNQRGTKQESSQPSCCKNEDLGKSCNEKPIAKPPTFQIHVDEPDGACTKKPQQVVEAVKAKSIPEVESLLSINTVARLRQPLATIEMPSAMDVSFDSPMDMSVVEGEEKQVDVNEVPEYAVEIHTYLREMEVKTRPKAGYMKKQPDITNSMRAILVDWLVEVGEEYKLQNETLYLAVNYIDRFLSSMSVLRGKLQLVGTAAMLLASKFEEIYPPEVAEFVYITDDTYTKKQVLRMEHMVLKVLSFDLAAPTIIQFLTQYFLHQSVSKPVESLAMYLGELSLIDSDPFLKYLPSHTAAAAYALANHTVTGGSWPKSLIEMSGYSLEDLMPCVKDLHQTCLNAPQHAQQSVREKYKGSKYHEVSLIDTPTELLLN; via the exons ATGTCGGGAGCTAACAGAGGACATGGAAGCGCGGCTAGTGAGTTTCACAACCAAGAAAATATGCAGTCAAGACTGAGGGGCTCGCTTAAACCCCGAGCTGCTGTTTCAAACGAGAACCAAGAAAACCTTCCACCGAAACAAGCAACCGGCAGAACCGTCCTGGGAGCCCTGCAGAACTACCAGCGAAGCAAAACCCTGAACCAGCGCGGCACGAAACAG GAGTCATCACAGCCCTCCTGCTGTAAAAATGAAGATTTGGGCAAAAGCTGCAATGAGAAGCCCATTGCCAAGCCACCCACTTTCCAGATCCACGTGGATGAGCCTGATGGAGCCTGCACCAAGAAGCCACAGCAGGTGGTCGAAGCTGTCAAAGCCAAATCCATCCCAGAAGTGGAGTCTCTACTCTCAATCAATACCGTGGCACGGCTCCGACAGCCCCTTGCCACCATTGAAATGCCATCGGCAATGGATGTCAGCTTTG ACTCTCCAATGGACATGTCTGTGGTTGAGGGGGAGGAGAAACAAGTCGATGTAAACGAGGTCCCAGAATATGCAGTTGAAATCCACACATACCTGAGGGAGATGGAG GTAAAAACCAGGCCTAAGGCAGGCTACATGAAGAAGCAGCCTGACATCACCAACAGCATGAGGGCCATCCTGGTAGACTGGCTGGTTGAGGTTGGGGAAGAATACAAACTCCAGAATGAAACACTTTATCTGGCTGTAAACTACATCGACCGCTTCCTTTCCTCCATGTCTGTCCTGAGGGGGAAGCTTCAGCTGGTTGGAACCGCTGCCATGCTGTTGGCTTC GAAGTTTGAAGAGATCTACCCCCCAGAGGTGGCAGAGTTTGTTTACATCACAGACGACACCTACACCAAGAAGCAAGTGTTAAGAATGGAGCACATGGTGCTTAAAGTGCTCTCCTTTGATCTGGCAGCACCAACAATCATCCAGTTTCTCACCCAGTACTTCCTCCATCAGTCTGTTAGCAAACCGGTGGAGAGCCTGGCAATG TACCTTGGGGAGCTCAGTCTCATTGATTCAGATCCCTTCTTAAAGTACCTCCCATCACATACAGCTGCTGCAGCCTATGCCCTGGCAAACCACACAGTGACTGGTGGCTCATGG CCCAAGTCCTTGATCGAGATGTCAGGCTACTCCCTGGAAGATCTGATGCCATGTGTTA